The Mycolicibacterium mageritense genome contains a region encoding:
- a CDS encoding DoxX family protein, which yields MTTNLDARLTSISPAVVSLFRIVFGFLFAIHGASKLFAWPVDSGSGATPVGTWPYWYAGVIELVLGLLIMLGLFTRIAAFISSGEMAFAYFTQHQPKGLLPLENGGELAVLYCFGFLLLAAIGGGAYALDAVRGKR from the coding sequence ATGACGACCAACCTGGACGCCCGCCTCACCTCGATCTCGCCTGCCGTGGTGAGCCTGTTCCGCATAGTGTTCGGCTTCCTGTTCGCCATCCACGGCGCCTCGAAGCTGTTTGCCTGGCCGGTGGATTCGGGAAGCGGCGCAACGCCTGTCGGCACCTGGCCCTACTGGTACGCCGGTGTCATCGAGCTGGTGCTCGGCCTGCTGATCATGCTGGGGCTGTTCACCCGCATCGCGGCCTTCATCTCGTCGGGCGAGATGGCGTTCGCCTACTTCACCCAGCATCAGCCCAAGGGCCTGCTGCCTCTGGAGAACGGCGGCGAGCTGGCGGTGCTGTACTGCTTCGGCTTCCTGCTGCTCGCCGCGATCGGCGGCGGCGCGTACGCGCTGGACGCGGTGCGCGGCAAACGCTAG
- a CDS encoding TIGR03619 family F420-dependent LLM class oxidoreductase: MRFYVATGFLDTGEIVEIAKAADDLGYDGIGIPDHIVNLETLSTPYPYTRDGQRRWQPFTHWPDPWVLVGALAQATTRLKFVTTVYVPAMRDPYAAAKAIGTAAFLAGGRVELGVGVGWCEDEFALVGQRFDRRGKRTDEMLELLAELWAPGWTEFHGEFYTAPRLEMEPSPPPIPVYVGGLSEVALRRAARHDGWIGDLISTERAVAAVDRLRDLRAEAGLSMDDFTVLTPLTDAVTVADYERAEAGGITHILTMPWAFYAGLDCTLADKIDGMARFRKDLRLD; this comes from the coding sequence ATGAGATTCTATGTGGCGACCGGCTTCCTCGACACCGGGGAAATCGTCGAGATCGCCAAGGCCGCAGACGATCTCGGCTATGACGGGATCGGCATCCCCGATCACATCGTCAACCTGGAGACACTGTCCACACCATATCCGTATACGCGCGACGGGCAGCGCCGGTGGCAACCGTTCACACACTGGCCCGACCCGTGGGTGCTGGTCGGTGCGCTGGCACAGGCCACCACGCGGCTGAAGTTCGTCACCACGGTGTACGTGCCCGCCATGCGTGATCCCTATGCCGCCGCGAAAGCGATTGGTACCGCGGCATTCCTTGCGGGCGGCCGGGTCGAACTCGGCGTCGGGGTCGGCTGGTGCGAGGACGAATTCGCCTTGGTGGGGCAGCGCTTCGATCGGCGGGGCAAGCGCACGGACGAGATGCTGGAACTGCTGGCCGAACTGTGGGCGCCGGGCTGGACCGAGTTCCACGGCGAGTTCTACACCGCGCCCAGGCTCGAGATGGAGCCGTCGCCGCCGCCCATCCCGGTCTACGTCGGTGGGCTCAGCGAGGTGGCGCTGCGCCGGGCCGCGCGCCACGACGGCTGGATCGGTGACCTGATCTCGACCGAACGGGCGGTGGCCGCGGTCGACAGGTTGCGTGACCTGAGGGCCGAAGCCGGTTTGTCCATGGACGATTTCACCGTTTTGACGCCGTTGACCGACGCGGTGACGGTCGCCGATTACGAGCGTGCCGAGGCCGGCGGGATCACCCACATCTTGACGATGCCGTGGGCGTTCTACGCCGGCCTCGACTGCACGCTGGCCGACAAGATCGACGGGATGGCGCGGTTCCGTAAAGACCTGCGGCTGGACTAG